In Nymphaea colorata isolate Beijing-Zhang1983 chromosome 3, ASM883128v2, whole genome shotgun sequence, a genomic segment contains:
- the LOC116250615 gene encoding amino acid transporter AVT6A-like, with protein MTIGSLAPAKEKKAGKSKQVADEKAPLLPLKQDEFEGELDGFNGASYAGAVFNLSTTVVGAGIMALPATMKVLGLGPGILMIIFMAFLTDASIEMLLRFSKAGKTVSYGGVMGEAFGKFGRILLQICVVINNVGVLIVYMIIIGDVLSGTSSTGVHHSGVLEGWFGEHWWNGRAFVLTVTTLAIFAPLGSFKRVDSLSFTSALSVALAVVFVVITAGITIVKLINGSIPMPRWMPHVTDMASIWNLFTVVPVLVTAFICHYNVHTIENELEDSSQMQSIVRSSLGLCSTVYITTSFFGFLLFGEATLDDVLANFDANLGIPYSSVLNDAVRVSYAVHLMLVFPIIFFALRLNLDGLLFPSARPLVLDNRRFALITVALIGIIFLGANFIPSIWDAFQFTGATAAVCIGFIFPASIVLRDPYGIATKRDKLLAVFMIVLAAFSNLIAIYSDAYSLFKKSEVSPRA; from the exons ATGACGATCGGAAGCCTGGCCCCtgctaaagaaaagaaagcaggCAAAAGTAAGCAAGTGGCTGACGAGAAAGCTCCTCTGCTTCCGCTGAAACAGGATGAATTTGAAGGGGAACTGGATGGGTTCAATGGAGCTTCTTATGCCGGTGCTGTATTTAATCTCTCGACCACGGTTGTTGGTGCTGGAATCATGGCTTTACCTGCCACAATGAAGGTTCTCGGACTTGGTCCAGGAATCCTGATGATCATCTTCATGGCATTTCTGACGGATGCTTCAATTGAAATGCTGTTGAGATTTAGCAAGGCTGGGAAAACAGTCTCATATGGAGGTGTTATGGGGGAAGCTTTTGGGAAATTTGGAAGGATTCTGTTGCAGATTTGTGTCGTTATTAACAATGTGGGTGTGTTGATCGTATACATGATCATAATAG GAGATGTGCTTTCTGGAACATCTTCAACTGGAGTACATCACTCTGGCGTGTTGGAAGGATGGTTTGGTGAACATTGGTGGAATGGGCGTGCATTTGTCTTGACTGTTACAACCTTAGCTATATTTGCACCACTTGGATCCTTCAAACGTGTAG ATTCTTTGAGTTTCACCTCTGCATTATCAGTCGCGCTTGCAGTAGTATTTGTTGTTATAACAGCTGGAATCACGATTGTCAAATTGATAAATGGGAGCATTCCAATGCCTAGGTGGATGCCTCATGTTACCGATATGGCTTCTATCTGGAATCTCTTCACAGTTGTTCCTGTTCTGGTCACTGCCTTTATCTGCCACTACAATG TCCATACCATAGAAAATGAGCTCGAAGACTCCTCTCAAATGCAATCCATAGTCCGCAGCTCACTGGGCCTTTGCTCGACAGTATATATTACCACCAGTTTCTTTGGCTTCCTTCTATTTGGAGAGGCTACTCTTGATGATGTCTTGGCCAACTTTGATGCCAACCTCGGGATCCCCTACAGTTCAGTTTTGAATGATGCAGTGCGTGTCAGCTATGCTGTTCATCTGATGCTCGTCTTCCCTATCATTTTCTTTGCCCTTCGGCTGAACCTGGACGGACTTCTATTTCCATCTGCAAGGCCCCTTGTATTGGATAACCGTAGGTTTGCATTGATCACTGTGGCACTTATTGGAATAATCTTCCTCGGAGCAAATTTTATCCCAAGCATCTGGGATGCGTTCCAATTTACCGGAGCCACTGCTGCTGTCTGTATTGGTTTTATCTTCCCTGCATCCATTGTGCTAAG GGACCCTTATGGCATTGCAACGAAGAGGGACAAGCTCTTGGCTGTGTTTATGATTGTGCTTGCTGCCTTCTCCAACTTGATAGCTATCTACAGTGATGCCTACTCGTTGTTCAAGAAAAGTGAGGTTTCTCCACGTGCCTAG